One part of the Streptomyces ferrugineus genome encodes these proteins:
- a CDS encoding exopolysaccharide biosynthesis polyprenyl glycosylphosphotransferase, translating to MTAESTVASPTGPQRTPRGAAFVLAPHGRAAVGHRHPGRGTRRPRRTARPALWLADGGAALLGALLLPPPHRYPLVVVLLVLGVLGLNRRAWLYDTSAVPGALDELPAVCGRIVVVWAAVAAFSPLRSLPPTALVTAVAVHCAAACAGRAAVHALRRRALRRRPCPALVVGPLAVARRVAAALLRQPDCGVRPVGLVGDDLEVLGEADGEPGLPVLASVQEARRALIQNGVGTVLVVGAATRVEQAAMLSGLAAYGCVLWELDADPPSYGMDGCRRGAGHLAGFSRRLLRPRGRRLGGVGKRVLDVVLSGSLLVLAGPVLLVCALVLRVMDGPGVVFRQERIGRDGRPFTMLKLRTHRPASAHEAATRWSVADDQDMSRFCHFLRRTSLDELLQLWNVFRGDMSLVGPRPERPYFVAQFSQAHPGYPARHRMRTGITGLAQIHGLRGDTSIEDRCRYDNAYIDNWSLWQDVCILLRTAAQFVRPKGS from the coding sequence ATGACCGCGGAAAGCACCGTTGCCTCACCGACGGGGCCGCAGCGGACGCCCAGGGGCGCCGCCTTCGTCCTCGCCCCGCACGGCCGGGCCGCCGTCGGACACCGCCACCCCGGGCGCGGCACCCGCCGTCCGCGCCGCACCGCCCGGCCGGCGCTGTGGCTCGCCGACGGCGGCGCCGCCCTGCTGGGCGCCCTGCTGCTGCCCCCGCCGCACCGGTACCCGCTGGTCGTCGTCCTGCTGGTGCTCGGCGTGCTGGGACTGAACCGGCGGGCGTGGCTGTACGACACCTCCGCCGTGCCCGGCGCGCTCGACGAACTGCCCGCCGTCTGCGGCCGGATCGTCGTCGTCTGGGCCGCCGTGGCCGCGTTCTCCCCGCTGCGCTCGCTCCCGCCGACCGCGCTGGTCACCGCCGTCGCCGTGCACTGCGCGGCGGCCTGCGCGGGCCGTGCGGCGGTGCACGCGCTGCGGCGCCGGGCGCTGCGGCGCCGGCCCTGTCCCGCCCTGGTGGTGGGCCCCCTCGCGGTGGCCCGGCGGGTGGCGGCCGCGCTGTTGCGCCAACCGGACTGCGGGGTGCGGCCGGTGGGCCTGGTCGGCGACGACCTCGAGGTGCTCGGCGAGGCCGACGGTGAGCCGGGGCTGCCGGTGCTCGCCTCCGTGCAGGAGGCGCGGCGGGCGCTGATCCAGAACGGTGTGGGGACCGTGCTCGTGGTGGGGGCCGCCACCCGGGTGGAGCAGGCCGCCATGCTGAGCGGGCTGGCCGCGTACGGCTGTGTGCTGTGGGAGCTGGACGCGGACCCGCCGTCGTACGGCATGGACGGGTGCCGTCGGGGGGCGGGGCATCTGGCCGGCTTCTCGCGCCGGCTGCTGCGGCCGCGGGGCCGGCGGCTCGGTGGCGTGGGCAAGCGGGTGCTCGACGTGGTGCTCTCCGGCTCGCTGCTGGTGCTGGCCGGGCCGGTGCTGCTGGTGTGCGCGCTCGTGCTGCGGGTGATGGACGGGCCGGGCGTGGTGTTCCGGCAGGAGCGGATCGGCCGGGACGGGCGGCCGTTCACGATGCTGAAGCTGCGCACCCACCGGCCCGCCAGCGCACACGAGGCGGCGACCCGCTGGAGCGTGGCCGACGACCAGGACATGAGCCGCTTCTGCCACTTCCTGCGCCGCACCTCGCTGGACGAGCTGCTGCAGCTGTGGAACGTCTTCCGCGGCGACATGAGCCTGGTCGGGCCCCGGCCCGAGCGGCCCTATTTCGTCGCCCAGTTCAGCCAGGCCCATCCGGGCTATCCGGCCCGGCACCGGATGCGGACCGGGATCACCGGGCTCGCTCAGATCCACGGGCTGCGCGGCGACACCTCGATCGAGGACCGGTGCCGCTACGACAACGCCTACATCGACAACTGGTCGCTGTGGCAGGACGTCTGCATCCTGCTGCGCACGGCGGCCCAGTTCGTACGGCCGAAGGGGAGCTGA
- a CDS encoding glycosyltransferase, giving the protein MRIAPHILHVAQPVEGGVARVVTDLVAAQLATGLRVTVACPRGGTLAYDLRELGCRVLRWDATRSPGHQLWGEVRRLAWLVREVRPDLVHAHSAKAGLAARLAVRGGLPTVYQPHAWSFEAAHGGVARLALGWERYGARWATRVLCVSQAERRTGHRSGISARWHVVPNGVDTARFRPEGDTAPSGTGPLVVCVGRLCRQKGQDVLLRAWPEVERQVAGARLVLVGDGPDARRLRASAPASVKFAGATSDAAPWYRAADLVVLPSRWEGMALAPLEAMACARPVVVTDVNGARESLPADHPPSCLVPPEDPGALARALTELLRDEPLRTALGAQGRTHVVRAHDLQQTTDAVTDVYRELLGLGTAQAGGPDEGRKCITT; this is encoded by the coding sequence ATGCGCATCGCGCCGCACATCCTGCATGTCGCCCAGCCGGTCGAGGGCGGTGTCGCGCGGGTCGTGACGGACCTGGTCGCGGCACAACTCGCCACGGGACTACGGGTGACCGTGGCCTGTCCGCGGGGCGGCACGCTCGCGTACGACCTGCGCGAGCTGGGCTGCCGGGTGCTGCGCTGGGACGCGACCCGCTCCCCCGGGCACCAGCTGTGGGGCGAGGTACGGCGGTTGGCGTGGCTGGTGCGGGAGGTGCGGCCGGACCTGGTGCACGCGCACAGCGCCAAGGCGGGGCTCGCGGCCCGGCTCGCGGTGCGCGGGGGCCTGCCGACCGTCTATCAGCCGCACGCCTGGTCGTTCGAGGCCGCGCACGGAGGCGTCGCGCGGCTGGCGCTGGGCTGGGAGCGGTACGGGGCGCGCTGGGCGACGCGGGTGCTGTGCGTGAGCCAGGCCGAGCGGCGTACCGGGCACCGGTCCGGCATCTCCGCCCGATGGCATGTGGTCCCCAACGGGGTGGACACCGCCCGGTTCCGGCCGGAGGGCGACACGGCGCCGTCCGGGACGGGACCGCTCGTGGTGTGCGTGGGCCGGCTGTGCCGCCAGAAGGGGCAGGACGTGCTGCTGCGGGCCTGGCCCGAGGTGGAGCGGCAGGTGGCCGGGGCGCGGCTGGTGCTGGTCGGCGACGGTCCGGACGCGCGACGGCTGCGGGCGAGCGCGCCCGCGTCGGTGAAGTTCGCCGGCGCGACGTCGGACGCCGCCCCCTGGTACCGGGCCGCCGACCTCGTGGTCCTGCCGTCCCGCTGGGAGGGCATGGCGCTGGCCCCGCTGGAGGCCATGGCGTGCGCCCGGCCGGTCGTCGTCACCGACGTGAACGGGGCGCGCGAGAGCCTTCCGGCCGACCATCCGCCGTCCTGCCTGGTGCCGCCGGAGGACCCCGGCGCGCTGGCGCGGGCGCTCACGGAACTGCTGCGGGACGAGCCGCTGCGCACGGCGCTCGGCGCACAGGGCCGTACGCATGTGGTCCGGGCCCACGATCTGCAGCAGACCACGGACGCGGTGACCGATGTGTACCGCGAGTTGCTCGGCCTCGGCACGGCGCAGGCCGGCGGACCCGACGAGGGCAGGAAGTGCATCACCACATGA